A genomic window from Planctomycetota bacterium includes:
- a CDS encoding acylphosphatase yields the protein MVRAHLFVSGRVQGVFYRATCREEAQARGLSGWVRNLPDGRVEAVFQGPREAVDGMIRWCAQGPPRAQVSKIELSWEDPEPGLEGFRIV from the coding sequence ATGGTTCGCGCGCATCTTTTCGTTTCGGGGCGGGTGCAGGGCGTTTTCTACCGGGCCACGTGCCGCGAGGAGGCGCAGGCGCGGGGGCTGTCGGGCTGGGTGCGCAATCTCCCGGACGGTCGGGTGGAGGCGGTGTTTCAGGGCCCGCGCGAGGCGGTGGACGGGATGATCCGCTGGTGCGCCCAGGGCCCGCCGCGGGCGCAGGTGTCGAAGATCGAGCTTTCCTGGGAGGATCCGGAGCCCGGCCTCGAGGGGTTCCGGATCGTCTAG
- a CDS encoding MoxR family ATPase: protein MDPLAAAFSQNASSSSDVETIRKLKAAYDSLKNELHRVIVGQERVLDELLTCIFSRGHALLVGVPGLAKTLIVRTLAQTLSLSFSRIQFTPDLMPSDITGTEVIDVDRSTGERTLRFIPGPIFANIILADEINRTPPKTQAALLEAMQELQVTVGGKRHPLPQPFFVLATQNPIEQEGTYPLPEAQLDRFMFMVHVGYPTEEEELEIVKLTTSVFEHKLTTVLSGEEILRLQELVRRVPAADHVVRYAMALARATRVSEGGVPDFVKEWVHWGAGPRASQYLVIGAKARAVLQGRAYATIEDVRAIARPVLRHRIVTNFTAEAEGVTADKIVDKLLEVIPAREAEIEKDAALPKVTGA from the coding sequence ATGGATCCGCTGGCCGCCGCCTTTTCCCAGAACGCCTCCTCTTCCTCGGACGTCGAGACGATCCGCAAGCTCAAGGCCGCCTACGATTCGCTGAAGAACGAACTTCACCGCGTGATCGTGGGGCAGGAGCGGGTTCTGGATGAGCTTCTGACGTGCATCTTCTCGCGCGGCCACGCGCTCCTGGTGGGCGTCCCCGGCCTGGCCAAGACGCTCATCGTCCGTACTCTGGCCCAGACGCTCTCGCTTTCCTTCAGCCGCATCCAGTTCACGCCCGACCTGATGCCGAGCGACATCACCGGCACGGAGGTCATCGACGTGGACCGGTCCACGGGCGAGCGGACCCTGCGGTTCATCCCGGGTCCGATTTTCGCCAACATCATCCTGGCCGACGAGATCAACCGGACGCCGCCCAAGACGCAGGCGGCGCTTCTCGAGGCGATGCAGGAGCTTCAGGTGACGGTCGGCGGCAAGCGCCACCCGCTGCCGCAGCCCTTCTTCGTCCTGGCCACCCAGAATCCGATCGAGCAGGAAGGCACCTATCCGCTCCCCGAGGCCCAGCTCGACCGCTTCATGTTCATGGTCCACGTGGGCTACCCGACGGAGGAGGAGGAGCTGGAGATCGTGAAACTCACCACCTCCGTCTTCGAGCACAAGCTGACGACGGTGCTTTCGGGCGAGGAAATTCTGCGGCTTCAGGAGCTCGTGCGCCGCGTCCCGGCGGCCGACCACGTGGTGCGGTACGCGATGGCCCTGGCGCGGGCCACGCGGGTGAGCGAGGGCGGGGTGCCCGATTTCGTCAAGGAATGGGTTCACTGGGGGGCGGGTCCGCGCGCGAGCCAGTACCTCGTCATCGGCGCCAAGGCGCGCGCCGTCCTCCAGGGACGGGCGTACGCCACGATCGAGGACGTCCGCGCCATCGCCCGGCCCGTCCTGCGGCACCGCATCGTCACCAACTTCACCGCCGAGGCGGAGGGAGTCACCGCGGACAAGATCGTGGACAAGCTGCTCGAGGTAATCCCTGCGCGCGAGGCGGAGATCGAAAAGGACGCGGCGCTGCCCAAGGTGACCGGCGCCTGA
- a CDS encoding bifunctional 3,4-dihydroxy-2-butanone-4-phosphate synthase/GTP cyclohydrolase II yields the protein MADFASIPEVLEDIRAGRMVILVDDESRENEGDLVMAAEKVTPEAVNFMARHGRGLICLTLTPEKCAALDLPPMAPQNSSKFGTAFTVTIDAAQGITTGISAHDRARTILTAVDDRCAPADLVRPGHVYPIRAREGGVLVRAGHTEGSVDLARLAGLKPAGVICEIMNDDGTMARLPDLLAFARRHGLKVATIAQLIEYRRRKERLIERIVAVRMPTRFGDFRLHLYKSRVDDYLHVALCKGDVGEEKDGETVVQTEPVLVRVHSECLTGDVFHSLRCECGEQLEAALGMIERAGRGVLLYIRQEGRGIGLINKLRAYHLQDEGHDTVEANARLGLPADLREYGTGAQILYDLGVRKMRLLTNNPKKVHSIAGYGLEIVEQLPIEIPPNEHNRRYLRAKRDKLGHTFRQINDLIEGT from the coding sequence ATGGCCGATTTCGCCTCCATCCCCGAGGTCCTCGAGGACATCCGCGCCGGCCGCATGGTCATCCTCGTGGACGACGAATCCCGCGAAAACGAGGGCGACCTCGTCATGGCCGCCGAGAAGGTCACCCCGGAGGCCGTCAATTTCATGGCCCGCCATGGACGCGGCCTCATCTGCCTGACCCTGACCCCGGAAAAGTGCGCCGCCCTGGACCTTCCCCCCATGGCGCCGCAGAATTCCTCCAAGTTCGGCACCGCCTTCACCGTCACGATCGACGCCGCGCAGGGGATCACCACCGGAATCTCCGCCCACGACCGCGCCCGCACCATTCTCACCGCCGTCGACGACCGCTGCGCGCCCGCCGACCTCGTGCGGCCCGGCCATGTCTACCCCATCCGCGCCCGAGAAGGGGGCGTCCTCGTGCGCGCCGGCCACACCGAGGGGTCCGTGGATCTGGCGCGCCTGGCCGGGCTCAAGCCCGCCGGCGTCATCTGCGAAATCATGAACGACGACGGCACCATGGCCCGCCTCCCCGACCTCCTCGCGTTCGCCCGCCGTCACGGGCTCAAGGTCGCCACCATCGCGCAGCTCATCGAGTACCGCCGCCGCAAGGAACGCCTCATCGAGCGCATCGTCGCCGTCCGCATGCCCACCCGGTTCGGCGACTTCCGCCTGCACCTCTACAAGTCCCGCGTGGACGATTACCTCCACGTCGCCCTCTGCAAGGGGGACGTCGGGGAGGAAAAGGACGGCGAAACCGTCGTCCAGACGGAACCCGTCCTCGTCCGGGTTCACTCCGAGTGCCTCACTGGCGATGTGTTCCATTCGCTCCGCTGCGAATGCGGCGAACAGCTCGAAGCCGCCCTCGGCATGATCGAGCGCGCCGGACGGGGCGTCCTCCTCTACATCCGCCAGGAGGGGCGCGGCATCGGGCTCATCAACAAGCTGCGCGCCTACCACCTCCAGGACGAAGGCCACGACACCGTCGAGGCCAACGCCCGGCTCGGCCTGCCGGCGGATCTGCGCGAGTACGGCACCGGGGCCCAGATCCTCTACGACCTCGGCGTCCGCAAGATGCGCCTGCTCACCAACAATCCCAAGAAGGTCCACTCGATCGCCGGCTACGGGCTCGAGATCGTCGAACAGCTCCCCATCGAAATCCCCCCCAACGAACACAACCGCCGATACCTGCGGGCCAAACGCGACAAGCTCGGCCACACGTTCCGCCAGATCAACGACCTCATCGAGGGTACCTGA
- a CDS encoding bifunctional serine/threonine-protein kinase/formylglycine-generating enzyme family protein, which translates to MKREFGRYELLEEIGRGGAGAVYRALDRELGRVVALKTLRDPEPGPAARERFLREARLAARLEHPHIVRIFEAGEHEGRPYYTMPLLEGAPLRSPLAPERAAALLAPVARAVAHAHAAGVVHRDLKPENILLCAGGPVVTDFGTARAEDDVRLTETGELLGTPAYMAPEQIAGRAHEAGPKADVYALGAILFELVTGRLPYEAESFLELSARVLHDPAPEAPGLDPGLGELIRRCLEKDPEARPSALEAADALERRAAFSRETAGRRPRAAALLAGAAALAGAALWAASPAPEDAPGDMIRIPAGVYMMGDPRLGRRPVALEEFWIDRFEAPARAQGYSYLDAAAWCLKQGKRLPTEEEWEAAAGGRLFPWGEAADPSRASCGGARGPNPRDRSPFGCQDMAGHLAEWTATPGEVVPESRVVRGGDWQSGLEGCTTWTRRELPLARRLPTLGVRCARSASPPAKASP; encoded by the coding sequence ATGAAGCGCGAATTCGGTCGCTACGAACTTCTGGAGGAGATCGGCCGGGGCGGCGCCGGGGCGGTGTACCGGGCGCTCGACCGCGAACTGGGCCGCGTGGTGGCGCTCAAGACGCTGCGCGATCCCGAACCGGGCCCGGCGGCACGGGAGCGTTTTTTGCGCGAAGCCCGCCTGGCCGCGCGCCTGGAGCATCCCCACATCGTGCGGATCTTCGAGGCCGGCGAGCACGAGGGACGCCCCTACTACACGATGCCGCTTCTCGAAGGAGCGCCGCTCCGGAGCCCTCTGGCTCCCGAGCGCGCCGCCGCGCTTCTGGCCCCGGTGGCCCGCGCGGTGGCGCATGCCCACGCCGCCGGGGTGGTGCACCGCGACCTCAAGCCGGAGAACATTCTTCTCTGTGCCGGAGGCCCCGTCGTCACCGATTTCGGAACCGCGCGGGCGGAAGACGACGTGCGCCTGACCGAGACGGGCGAGCTTCTGGGCACGCCCGCGTACATGGCTCCGGAGCAGATCGCCGGCCGCGCGCACGAAGCGGGCCCGAAGGCGGACGTTTACGCCCTCGGGGCGATTCTCTTCGAGCTGGTGACGGGGCGGCTTCCCTACGAGGCGGAATCGTTCCTGGAGCTTTCCGCGCGGGTGCTCCACGATCCGGCTCCGGAGGCGCCGGGACTCGACCCGGGACTCGGGGAGCTGATCCGTCGCTGTCTGGAGAAGGATCCGGAGGCGCGCCCGTCGGCCCTGGAGGCGGCGGACGCTCTGGAGCGGCGGGCGGCTTTCTCCCGGGAGACGGCCGGACGGCGGCCCCGGGCGGCGGCGCTTCTGGCCGGCGCGGCGGCCCTGGCGGGCGCGGCCCTCTGGGCGGCCTCGCCGGCGCCGGAAGACGCGCCCGGCGACATGATCCGGATCCCCGCGGGGGTGTACATGATGGGAGATCCCAGGCTCGGCCGGCGCCCCGTGGCGCTGGAGGAGTTCTGGATCGATCGTTTCGAAGCGCCGGCCCGCGCGCAAGGGTATTCGTATCTCGACGCGGCGGCCTGGTGTCTCAAGCAGGGCAAGCGTCTTCCCACGGAGGAGGAATGGGAGGCGGCGGCGGGCGGGCGACTTTTCCCCTGGGGCGAGGCGGCGGACCCTTCGCGGGCTTCCTGCGGGGGCGCGCGCGGGCCCAATCCGCGCGACCGGAGCCCCTTCGGCTGCCAGGACATGGCGGGGCATCTGGCGGAATGGACGGCCACGCCCGGCGAGGTCGTTCCGGAGTCCCGCGTGGTTCGGGGCGGGGACTGGCAGTCCGGCCTGGAGGGATGCACCACGTGGACGCGGCGGGAGCTTCCGCTCGCGCGACGGCTCCCGACGCTCGGCGTGCGATGCGCGCGGTCCGCCTCTCCACCCGCGAAGGCGAGTCCCTGA
- a CDS encoding ABC transporter permease, with the protein MRLADALGMSWTNLRRRRGRTALTSAGVVVGVAALVLMVSLGLGLEREVRRLFESEEQLRTLHVTRASAERGGRPRVRMPFAMGAQLLPITEEEIREMAALPGVASAAPDLDFFLGCAIEAEGRSRSLPLAPVGGVFPEEEAAYREALVAGALWTEPSARACLLPAPLVEGELGLEPAAAVGARVTFRRPGGEGEGEAPLEFSCAGVFDPSAIGLRGRRIVLPAAAAAALREATRGGLLSWVPYKKGTHAAAVVRAKDPRQAEEVARRLRHAGYEVFSAADMIRMVGVVFLVVEGFMAAVGAVGLIVSLFGIANTMAMAVLERTREIGIMKALGARDRDIGRLFLLEAGGIGLLGGLLGIAAGALAGRIFNAIARRVFDLPTETDLFYLSPGLAAGALMFSVFVSVAAGFVPARRAARLEPVAALRYE; encoded by the coding sequence ATGAGGCTCGCTGACGCGCTGGGGATGTCCTGGACGAACCTGCGGCGCCGGCGGGGCCGGACGGCGCTCACGTCCGCCGGAGTGGTCGTGGGCGTGGCGGCGCTCGTCCTCATGGTGTCGCTCGGGCTCGGGCTGGAACGCGAGGTGCGGCGCCTTTTCGAGAGCGAGGAGCAGCTGCGGACGCTTCACGTGACGCGCGCGTCGGCCGAACGGGGGGGCCGTCCGAGGGTCCGCATGCCCTTCGCCATGGGGGCGCAGCTCCTGCCGATCACGGAAGAGGAGATCCGGGAGATGGCGGCCCTGCCGGGAGTGGCCTCGGCCGCGCCGGATCTCGACTTCTTCCTCGGATGCGCGATCGAGGCGGAGGGGCGGTCGCGGTCGCTGCCTCTGGCGCCGGTGGGAGGCGTTTTTCCGGAGGAGGAAGCCGCCTACCGCGAGGCGCTGGTGGCGGGGGCGCTCTGGACGGAGCCGTCCGCGCGGGCCTGTCTTTTGCCCGCGCCGCTGGTGGAGGGAGAGCTGGGGCTGGAACCGGCGGCCGCGGTCGGGGCGCGCGTCACGTTCCGCAGGCCCGGCGGCGAGGGCGAGGGGGAGGCTCCGCTGGAGTTTTCCTGCGCCGGCGTTTTCGATCCGTCGGCGATCGGCCTGAGAGGCCGGCGGATCGTGCTTCCGGCCGCGGCGGCCGCGGCGCTGCGGGAGGCCACGCGGGGAGGGCTTCTCTCCTGGGTCCCGTACAAGAAGGGAACGCACGCCGCCGCGGTCGTCCGCGCGAAGGATCCGCGCCAGGCCGAGGAGGTGGCCCGCCGGCTGCGCCACGCGGGCTACGAGGTCTTCAGCGCCGCCGACATGATCCGCATGGTCGGCGTCGTTTTTCTCGTCGTGGAAGGATTCATGGCGGCGGTCGGCGCCGTCGGGCTCATCGTTTCGCTCTTCGGGATCGCCAACACCATGGCCATGGCCGTCCTTGAGCGGACCCGCGAGATTGGTATCATGAAGGCGTTGGGCGCCCGGGACCGCGACATCGGCCGGCTTTTCCTCCTGGAGGCGGGCGGAATCGGTCTTCTCGGAGGTCTTCTCGGGATCGCCGCGGGGGCGCTGGCGGGGCGGATTTTCAACGCGATCGCCCGCCGCGTCTTCGACCTGCCGACGGAGACGGATCTCTTTTATCTTTCGCCCGGTCTGGCCGCGGGGGCCCTGATGTTTTCCGTGTTCGTCAGCGTGGCGGCGGGGTTCGTTCCGGCGCGGCGGGCGGCGCGCCTCGAACCCGTGGCCGCCCTGAGGTACGAATGA
- the lexA gene encoding transcriptional repressor LexA, with the protein MTPRQFEVLRFIEDYAARKGCSPTLQEMADHLRLSKVTVLGHLRRLEKSRHIRRGYYRRRGIEVLIPSRRLPVVGRIAAGRPVEAIAQPEELDLAGLLRRGREYFALQVRGDSMIGDHICDGDFVIVERRSDVRDGEMVVALLDGREATLKRYYREGRGVRLQPSNPSVDPLFVDRPERLKIQGVVVGVLRRM; encoded by the coding sequence GTGACCCCCCGGCAGTTCGAGGTGCTCCGGTTCATCGAGGACTACGCGGCCCGGAAGGGCTGTTCGCCCACCCTTCAGGAGATGGCCGACCATCTCCGGCTGAGCAAGGTCACGGTGCTGGGACATCTGCGGCGTCTGGAGAAATCCCGGCACATCCGCCGCGGGTATTACCGCCGCCGGGGGATCGAGGTGCTCATTCCTTCGCGGCGGCTGCCGGTCGTCGGGCGGATCGCGGCCGGACGCCCCGTGGAGGCGATCGCCCAGCCGGAGGAGCTCGACCTGGCGGGTCTTCTGCGCCGGGGCCGTGAGTATTTCGCCCTCCAGGTGCGCGGGGACTCGATGATCGGGGATCACATCTGCGACGGCGACTTCGTGATCGTCGAGCGCCGGTCGGACGTGCGCGACGGCGAAATGGTGGTGGCGCTTCTGGACGGCCGGGAGGCCACGCTCAAGCGTTACTACCGGGAGGGGCGGGGCGTGCGGCTTCAGCCTTCGAATCCTTCGGTGGATCCGCTTTTCGTCGATCGTCCCGAACGCCTGAAGATCCAAGGGGTCGTGGTCGGGGTGCTCCGCAGGATGTGA
- the kdsA gene encoding 3-deoxy-8-phosphooctulonate synthase produces the protein MTPPPRGFLFVGGPCVIESEEHALRHASAIADICRDLGVDCVYKSSYDKANRTSGKTYRGPGLPEGLRILERVKEKLGLRVLTDVHSPEEAREAARVVDILQIPAFLCRQTDLVLAAAGTGRAVNIKKGQFMDPWSMRNILEKALSTGNSDIYLTERGTTFGYGHLVVDMRAIPIMKSFGRPVLMDAGHAVQQPGGRGNASGGMREMIPVLARAGVAAGADGLFLEVHEDPDRAPSDGPNMLRLADLPDLLRQVLAIHRTLNGA, from the coding sequence GTGACCCCTCCTCCGCGCGGCTTCCTCTTCGTGGGCGGCCCCTGCGTCATCGAGTCCGAAGAGCACGCCCTCCGGCATGCTTCCGCGATCGCCGACATCTGCCGCGACCTCGGCGTGGACTGCGTCTACAAGAGCTCCTACGACAAGGCCAACCGCACCTCGGGGAAAACCTACCGCGGCCCCGGCCTCCCGGAAGGTCTCCGGATCCTCGAACGCGTCAAGGAGAAGCTCGGGCTGCGCGTGCTCACCGACGTCCACTCCCCCGAGGAGGCCCGCGAGGCCGCCCGCGTCGTGGACATCCTCCAGATTCCCGCGTTCCTGTGCCGGCAGACGGATCTCGTCCTGGCCGCCGCCGGGACCGGCCGCGCCGTCAACATCAAAAAGGGCCAGTTCATGGATCCCTGGTCCATGCGCAACATCCTCGAGAAGGCCCTGTCCACCGGAAATTCCGACATCTATCTCACCGAGCGCGGCACCACGTTCGGCTACGGCCACCTGGTCGTAGACATGCGGGCCATCCCCATCATGAAATCCTTCGGCCGCCCCGTCCTCATGGACGCCGGCCACGCCGTTCAGCAGCCCGGCGGCCGCGGCAACGCCTCCGGAGGCATGCGGGAAATGATCCCCGTCCTCGCCCGCGCGGGAGTGGCCGCCGGCGCCGACGGGCTCTTCCTCGAAGTCCACGAGGACCCCGACCGCGCCCCAAGCGACGGCCCCAACATGCTGCGGCTGGCCGATCTGCCGGACCTGCTCCGCCAAGTCCTGGCCATCCACCGAACCCTGAACGGCGCCTGA
- a CDS encoding ABC transporter ATP-binding protein — MGELLRAERLTRRYVMGETVVTALDSVSASFEEGEIVAVVGRSGSGKSTLLHLIGGLDRPTSGEIRFRGRPLGDLSGEERARYRRSSVGFVFQFFNLVPTLTAVQNVELPLVWAGVAPRERRRRAEELLERVGLSARREHRPGQLSGGEQQRVAVARALANDPPLLLADEPTGNLDSRTAGELMDLFRSLEGKTILFVTHDAALAGSIARRILELRDGRLVRDEAR; from the coding sequence ATGGGTGAACTCCTGCGCGCCGAGCGGCTGACGCGCCGCTACGTCATGGGCGAAACGGTCGTGACCGCGCTCGATTCGGTCAGCGCTTCGTTCGAGGAGGGGGAGATCGTCGCGGTCGTCGGCCGCTCGGGCAGCGGAAAGTCCACGCTCCTTCACCTGATCGGGGGCCTCGACCGGCCCACGTCGGGGGAAATCCGCTTCCGCGGCCGTCCGCTCGGGGATCTTTCCGGGGAGGAACGCGCGCGGTACCGGCGGTCGTCGGTGGGGTTCGTCTTCCAGTTCTTCAATCTCGTGCCCACGCTGACGGCGGTTCAGAACGTGGAGCTGCCGCTCGTCTGGGCGGGGGTCGCCCCGCGGGAGCGGCGCCGCCGGGCGGAGGAGCTGCTCGAGCGCGTGGGGCTTTCGGCGCGGCGGGAACACCGGCCCGGGCAGCTTTCGGGCGGGGAGCAGCAGCGTGTGGCGGTGGCGCGGGCCCTGGCGAACGACCCGCCGCTTCTTTTGGCCGACGAGCCCACCGGCAACCTCGATTCCCGCACCGCGGGGGAACTGATGGATCTCTTCCGGAGCCTGGAGGGGAAGACGATCCTTTTCGTGACGCACGACGCCGCGCTGGCGGGTTCCATCGCGCGGCGGATTCTGGAACTGCGGGACGGCCGCCTGGTGCGCGATGAGGCTCGCTGA